The following coding sequences lie in one Rothia sp. SD9660Na genomic window:
- the rplU gene encoding 50S ribosomal protein L21, giving the protein MAYAIVRAGGRQEKVSVGDLVTLDRVAGEPGSTIELPVLMLVDGDKVTVDAKSLASAKVTAEKIEDLRGPKIVIQKYKNKTGYKKRQGFRAELTTVKITAINA; this is encoded by the coding sequence GTGGCATACGCAATTGTCCGCGCTGGCGGCCGCCAGGAAAAGGTCTCAGTTGGAGACCTGGTTACCCTTGACCGCGTCGCTGGCGAGCCCGGTAGCACCATTGAGCTGCCCGTGCTGATGCTGGTTGACGGCGACAAGGTCACCGTTGATGCAAAGTCCCTGGCTTCAGCCAAGGTCACCGCAGAAAAGATCGAAGACCTCCGCGGTCCCAAGATCGTTATTCAGAAGTACAAGAACAAGACCGGCTACAAGAAGCGTCAGGGCTTCCGCGCCGAACTGACCACCGTTAAGATCACCGCGATCAACGCATAA
- the rpmA gene encoding 50S ribosomal protein L27 — protein MAHKKGASSTRNGRDSNPQYLGVKRYGGETVNAGEILVRQRGTHFHPGNNVGRGGDDTLFALAAGKVEFGTRKGRKVVNILAAAE, from the coding sequence ATGGCACATAAGAAGGGCGCAAGCTCCACCCGTAACGGCCGTGACTCAAACCCCCAGTACCTCGGTGTTAAGCGCTACGGCGGCGAGACCGTCAACGCAGGCGAAATCCTCGTTCGTCAGCGCGGCACCCACTTCCACCCCGGCAACAACGTAGGCCGCGGTGGCGACGACACCCTGTTCGCTCTGGCAGCAGGTAAGGTCGAATTCGGTACCCGCAAGGGCCGCAAGGTAGTCAACATCCTTGCAGCC